A window of the Oryza brachyantha chromosome 5, ObraRS2, whole genome shotgun sequence genome harbors these coding sequences:
- the LOC121054424 gene encoding uncharacterized protein LOC121054424 produces MYDRMMVIVNKIHGLGSKDLTDHMVVKRLLRAIALRNPTLVTLIHESSGFKRMSPSDVLSRIISHELLEEEAKEVKKLASSSAQAKNKEVAFKAKKSTSKAREESSSDSESEDEELALLVHKFKSFLRKKSYGRRDEDKSKQQSKKACYEYNKEFGHFIADCPKLAKNKKTKPKYFKRRPERAHIGEEWFSNNDEDKKEDEPKANGSKSGGVATVAISSSSTERLFPNLSDDDNDHTPLCLMAQGRKVFLAPKHSVDTSDDDDVDHDDDNAMLRNFSKPALIHIAKLIKVLEEKENSLERQEDLLVQERMKNESLEGILAKNEDEMDDLSKELMLANQAITNLKDVNGILEEIIVSMNLGHNGLENEIDNLKHNLSNSKDNTIVNIILECEKCKTIDLNVAETNNAALKELMKENERLETLVKFACIRTYQSKEVLFKTITTHHNKDRRGLGYFPDTNSSSKRVMINGKSCLVFVKEGESKSEEEGKRSIEAYSSGGSSWVIDSGCTNHMTGERSMFTSLNKDGRDCDDIIFRDDSKGKVMGLSKIAISKDQSLSNVLLVESLSYNLLSVSQLCKLGYNCLFTDIDVTVFRRDDKSEVFKDRLKGDLYLVDFNNDRVNPESCLIAKSTLGWLWHRRLGHSGMRNLSTLLKGEHILGIPNVSFEKD; encoded by the exons ATGTATGACCGGATGATGGTCATCGTGAACAAGATTCATGGCCTTGGGAGTAAAGACTTGACGGATCACATGGTGGTGAAGCGCTTGCTCCGAGCGATAGCACTAAGGAATCCCACCTTGGTGACATTGATTCATGAGTCAAGCGGGTTCAAGAGGATGTCCCCAAGTGATGTGCTCTCAAGAATCATCTCCCACGAGCTCCTTgaagaagaagcaaaagaagtgaagaagctcGCCTCGTCCTCCGCTCAAGCCAAGAACAAGGAAGTGGCCTTCAAGGCAAAGAAGTCCACCTCTAAGGCAAGGGAAGAAAGCTCAAGTGACTCGGAGAGTGAAGATGAGGAGCTTGCTCTTTTGGTTCACAAATTCAAGAGCTTTCTCCGGAAGAAGAGCTATGGAAGAAGAGATGAAGACAAATCCAAGCAACAATCCAAGAAGGCATGTTATGAGTACAACAAGGAATTCGGGCACTTCATAGCGGATTGTCCCAAGCTtgccaagaacaagaaaaccAAGCCTAAATATTTCAAGAGAAGGCCCGAAAGGGCACACATTGGAGAAGAATGGTTCTCAAACAATGATGAGGACAAGAAGGAAGATGAGCCCAAGGCAAATGGTTCTAAGAGTGGAGGCGTCGCCACCGTGGCTATCTCTTCATCAAGCACGGAGCGGCTCTTCCCCAACTtgagcgacgacgacaacgaccaCACGCCTTTGTGTCTTATGGCACAAGGGCGCAAGGTATTCCTTGCCCCTAAGCATAGTGTTGATactagtgatgatgatgatgtagaTCATGATGATGACAATGCTAtgcttagaaattttagcaaaccTGCACTCATTCATATTGCTAAACTCATTAAAGTGctagaggaaaaagaaaattcgcTTGAGAGGCAAGAGGATCTTCTAGTTCAAGAGAGAATGAAAAATGAATCTCTTGAAGGGATCCTTGCCAAAAATGAGGATGAAATGGATGATTTGTCTAAAGAACTCATGCTAGCAAATCAAGCCATAACCAATCTTAAGGATGTCAATGGAATTCTTGAGGAAATTATTGTGTCCATGAATTTGGGGCACAATGGTcttgagaatgaaattgaTAATCTTAAGCACAACCTCTCCAACTCTAAAGACAACACAATAGTCAATATCATACTTGAAtgtgagaaatgcaaaactatCGACTTAAATGTTGCTGAGACTAACAATGCAGCTCTCAAAGAGTTGATGAAGGAGAATGAGAGGTTGGAGACATTGGTAAAGTTCGCATGTATTCGAACTTATCAATCCAAGGAAGTCCTCTTCAAGACTATTACCACACACCACAACAAGGATAGGCGTGGTCTTGGGTATTTCCCCGACACAAATTCTAGCTCAAAAAGGGTCATGATTAATGGTAAATCATGCCTAGTATTTGTGAAGGAAGGGGAGTCCAAGAGTGAAGAGGAAGGTAAAAGAAGCATTGAG GCATACTCCTCCGGTGGCTCAAGTTGGGTGATCGATAGCGGATGCACTAATCATATGACCGGAGAAAGAAGTATGTTTACTTCACTCAACAAGGACGGCAGAGATTGCGACGACATAATCTTTAGAGATGACAGCAAAGGAAAGGTAATGGGCTTAAGTAAAATCGCCATCTCCAAAGACCAATCCCTCTCCAATGTTCTTCTTGTCGAGTCGCTTAGCTACAATCTACTTTCGGTTTCTCAATTGTGTAAACTTGGATACAATTGCCTTTTCACGGATATAGATGTCACCGTCTTTAGAAGAGATGACAAATCGGAGGTGTTTAAGGATAGATTAAAGGGAGATCTCTATCTTGTTGACTTCAACAATGATAGAGTGAATCCTGAATCTTGCTTAATCGCCAAATCGACTCTTGGATGGCTTTGGCATCGTCGCCTTGGTCATTCCGGAATGCGAAATTTGTCAACTCTTCTAAAAGGGGAGCATATTCTTGGCATACCTAATGTTTCCTTTGAGAAAGATTGA
- the LOC121054425 gene encoding uncharacterized protein LOC121054425: MEREDSDNERVDDEESTDEECVDVYPSEWSNEDFSGLQIREGHHVPWEYKENEVIQGARYRDKEDLTEAVKQWTILLRREFWVVKSSKSVYEVKCGQSDNVCVEKYHRNMTSAFIATEMYGAVVNNLGYEPKSIIRHIEEKYNYTISYAKAWRAKQKIVERWFGMFEASYDNLSKLLAVILQINSGGFYDIKSFPSTQNPLQAVLQRVFFSLSACMFAFVHCRPILCIDGTFLTGKYKGQILTAIGVDGNNQVVQVAFAFVESENTDSWYWFLKRVKDAVVRMRPGVCLIHDRHVGLLRAIELLRDGSLEEGLAPQWPDVENPSKVRNKAGRRKTRRIRNDMDESELGRRKKRCSRCDGEGHTYKNCPGESTSTVGTNTEGPWQQARADGSRPVGEGMDVDTPELLDPILD; encoded by the exons ATGGAAAGGGAAGACTCTGACAATGAGAGGGTTGATGATGAGGAATCGACTGATGAAGAATGTGTTGATGTGTACCCATCAGAATGGTCGAATGAGGATTTTTCTGGTCTCCAAATTAGAGAAGGGCATCATGTGCCTTGGGAGTACAAGGAGAATGAGGTCATACAAGGGGCAAGGTATCGGGACAAGGAGGATTTGACAGAGGCAGTTAAGCAGTGGACAATATTATTACGGAGAGAGTTCTGGGTGGTGAAGTCAAGCAAGTCAGTGTATGAAGTGAAGTGTGGACAGTCAGATAATGTTT GTGTTGAGAAGTATCACAGGAACATGACATCTGCATTCATTGCCACTGAGATGTACGGTGCTGTTGTGAACAACCTAGGGTATGAACCAAAGTCAATTATTCGACACATTGAAGAGAAGTACAACTACACAATCTCATATGCGAAGGCTTGGAGGGCAAAGCAGAAGATTGTTGAGCGTTGGTTTGGTATGTTCGAAGCTTCATATGATAATCTTTCAAAGCTGCTAGCTGTCATTTTACAGATAAATTCGGGAGGCTTCTATGATATCAAATCCTTCCCTTCGACTCAAAATCCGCTTCAGGCTGTGCTTCAACGTGTGTTCTTTTCACTGAGTGCATGTATGTTTGCATTCGTTCATTGTCGGCCCATACTTTGCATCGATGGTACATTTCTGACTGGGAAGTACAAAGGTCAAATCTTGACAGCAATCGGTGTGGATGGTAACAATCAGGTGGTACAAGTGGCATTTGCATTTGTTGAGAGTGAGAACACTGATAGTTGGTACTGGTTTCTGAAGCGCGTGAAAGATGCGGTTGTTCGGATGCGGCCTGgtgtttgtcttattcatgATCGGCATGTGGGTCTCCTTCGTGCTATTGAGTTGTTGAGAGATGGAAGCTTGGAGGAGGGTTTGGCACCACAATGGCCAGATGTGGAAA ACCCTAGCAAGGTTAGGAACAAGGCAGGGCGTCGGAAAACAAGACGAATTCGCAATGATATGGATGAGTCCGAGCTTGGGAGAAGGAAGAAGCGTTGTAGCAGGTGTGACGGTGAAGGCCATACATACAAGAATTGCCCTGGTGAATCGACGAGTACGGTTGGCACCAACACGGAAGGCCCTTGGCAACAAGCTAGAGCTGATGGTAGCCGCCCTGTTGGTGAAG GTATGGACGTCGACACACCGGAGTTGCTCGATCCGATTCTCGATTAG
- the LOC102703396 gene encoding light-harvesting complex-like protein OHP1, chloroplastic, translating into MAATATLAAPSFLLSSSSHLKKLSPSLQLPRTRSVRVRAAKLPAGVEVPREQPKLSEPFLGFTKTAEVWNSRACMIGLIGTFIVELALNKGILQMIGVEVGKGLDIPL; encoded by the exons ATGGCAGCAACAGCTACACTCGCTGCTCCATCCTTCCTcctgagcagcagcagccacctGAAGAAGCTCTCTCCATCCCTGCAGCTGCCAAGAACCCGGTCTGTCAGAGTTAGAGCTGCGAAGCTGCCTGCAGGG GTTGAGGTGCCCAGGGAGCAGCCGAAGCTGAGTGAGCCCTTCCTGGGGTTCACCAAGACTGCAGAGGTGTGGAACTCCAGGGCCTGCATGATTGGCCTCATTGGCACCTTCATCGTAGAGCTG gcgCTGAACAAGGGCATTCTTCAGATGATTGGTGTAGAGGTCGGGAAGGGACTCGATATTCCTCTTTAA
- the LOC102708803 gene encoding pectate lyase-like: MVLVTFVCLFASFLAISSPCPLPINATADADAAPGCGTGNPIDDCWRCFPGWASNRQRLADCAPGFGRGAAGGKGGAVYVVNDSSDDAARPAPGTLRYGLVQEEPLWIVFAGDMTIRPAHELVVASRKTVDGRGARVVVGDGGACFAVRGARDVVIHGLTVRGCRPKPKLDAAAEAAASGGSGKGGMSDGDGVCVHNSSDVWVDHCTLEDCADGLIDVVEGSTRVTLSNNLLRNHDKVMLLGHSDGYTQDKAMQVTVAFNRFGPGLVQRMPRCRFGLFHVINNDYIDWEMYAIGASASPTIHSHGNRFSADIAKEVTKREGDVPESVWRNWNWLSDGDLMLNGAFFTASGKPGPDLKAPTFARPSSSVPSMTASAGALSCDEASPC, encoded by the exons ATGGTTCTTGTCACCTTTGTATGCTTGTTCGCCTCATTTTTAGCCATTTCATCCCCTTGTCCGTTACCGATCAATGCCActgctgatgctgatgctgcACCGGGCTGCGGCACCGGCAACCCGATCGACGACTGCTGGCGCTGCTTCCCCGGCTGGGCCAGCAACCGGCAGCGGCTCGCCGACTGCGCCCCCGGGTTCGGGCGCGGCGCTGCCGGCGGGAAGGGCGGCGCGGTGTACGTCGTGAACGACTccagcgacgacgcggcgcggccggcccCCGGGACGCTCCGCTACGGCCTCGTCCAGGAGGAGCCCCTCTGGATCGTGTTCGCCGGCGACATGACCATCCGCCCGGCGCACGAGCTGGTGGTCGCCTCCCGCAAGACCGTCGATGGCCGGGGCGCCCGCGtggtcgtcggcgacggcggcgcgtgcTTCGCAGTGAGGGGCGCGCGCGACGTCGTCATCCACGGGCTCACCGTGCGCGGCTGCCGGCCGAAGCCGAAGCTGgacgcggcggcagaggcggcagcgagcggcggcagcggcaaggGCGGCATGtcggacggcgacggcgtctgCGTGCACAACTCGAGCGACGTGTGGGTGGACCACTGCACGCTGGAGGACTGCGCCGACGGCCTGATCGACGTGGTGGAAGGCTCCACGCGTGTGACCCTGTCCAACAACCTCCTGCGGAACCACGACAAGGTGATGCTGCTTGGCCACAGCGACGGCTACACCCAGGACAAGGCCATGCAGGTCACCGTCGCCTTCAATCGCTTTGGCCCTGGTCTCGTCCAAAGAATGCCAAG GTGCCGGTTTGGGCTCTTCCACGTCATCAACAACGATTACATAGACTGGGAAATGTATGCCATTGGGGCCAGTGCTTCACCGACAATTCATAGCCATGGCAACAGATTCTCTGCCGATATAGCCAAAGAG GTGACCAAGCGGGAGGGTGATGTGCCGGAGAGCGTGTGGCGCAACTGGAACTGGCTATCCGACGGCGACCTGATGCTCAACGGCGCGTTCTTCACGGCGTCCGGCAAGCCGGGGCCCGACCTCAAGGCCCCTACCTTCGCCAGGCCTTCCTCGTCTGTGCCGTCGATGACGGCCTCGGCTGGGGCTCTCTCCTGCGACGAGGCCTCACCTTGCTGA